In Corynebacterium frankenforstense DSM 45800, the DNA window TGGCTGTGCCGGTGCGCCGGGTCAGTTCGTCAAGCGACTCGTGGGCCAGGAAGTGCCCGTCGCGCATGAGCAGCACCTCGTCGCAGTGGCTCGCCTCGTCCATGACGTGGCTGGAGATCAACAGCGTGGCCCCCTCGTCGGCCAGCCGCCGGAACGTCGCCCACAGCGACTCGCGGGTCAGCGGGTCCAGGCCCACGGTGGGCTCGTCGAGCAGGAGCACCCCGGGATTTCCGACGAGCGCGCACGCCAGCGACGCGCGCGAGGCCTGGCCGCCCGAGAGCGAGTCGACGCGCTGGTCGCGCTGGTCCTCGAGCTCCACCAGCGCGATCGCGCGGTCGACCTCGGAGACGTCGAGGCCGTGCACCCCGGCGAAGTAGGCGACGTTCTCGGCCACCGAGATGTCGCGGTAGATGCTCAGGCCCTGGCTGGTGTAGGCGACACGGCGGCGCAGCTCCGCGGTGCCTGCCGGAAGCCCCAGCACCTCGACGGAGCCGCCGGCGATCTTCTGCGCGCCGACGATCGCGCGGATCAGGGTGGTCTTGCCGCAGCCGGAGGGGCCGAGCAGACCCGTGATCGAGCCCTCCTCGAGCCGGCAGCTGACCGAGTGCAGGATCTCGTTCCTCCCGCGCACCACCGTCAGGTCGCGCACGTCGATGGCGGGCGGCGCCGGGTTCTTGGTCTCGCGTTTTTTAGTCACGTGACTAACTTTAGCGCGCCGCGAACCCCATGCAAGGGCGCCGCCGAGGGGCCCGACGGGACGTCGTCAAGCGCTTGCGGCAACTTCGTGCAACTCCTTTCCCCCTGCGCGCTACCCCGCGAGAATTAGAGGCATGAACTCATCCCACGCACACCACCCCGACCGGCTGCTGCCGGCCGACCCGGGTGTCCGGGAGATCGCACGCAGGCTGCTCAACCACGTCGAGGAGCTGCCCATCATCTCCCCGCACGGTCACCTCGACGCCCAGATGTTCGTCGACGACGCCGCCTTCCCGGACCCGACGGCCCTGATCATCAGCCCCGACCACTACCTGTGCCGCGTCCTGCACTCCGCGGGCGTGCCCCTGGACAAGCTCCGCGTCGGCGGTACCGAGGGCGCGAGCCCCAGGGAGGCCTGGCGCATCTTCGCCTCGCACTGGGACCTCTTCACCGGCACCGCCTCCGGCTACTGGCTGGAGCAGGAGTTCGCCCACGTCTTCGGCATCGACCCCGACCGCCTCGGCGCCGACGAGGCCGACGCGATCTACGACGAGCTCTCCGCCACCCTGGCCCAGCCGGACTTCCGCCCGCGCGCCCTGGCCGACTCCTTCGGCCTGGAGGTGCTGGCCACCACCGACGACCCGCTGGACGACCTCGCCGCGCACCGCACGCTCGCCGAGGACCCGACCTTCAGCCCGCGCGTCCTGCCGACCTTCCGCCCGGACGCCTACACGAAGATGTACAACGAGGGCTTCGCCGAGAACGTCACCCGGCTCATCGACACCGCCGGCGACGGCAAGACCGGCTTCGCCGGCTACCTCGAGGCCATGCGCAACCGCCGCGAGTACTTCAAGGCCAACGGCGCCGTCAGCTCCGACCACGGCACCCACGACTCCTGGGTGCACCCCATCGACGACGCCGAGGCCGAGCGCATCCTGCAGAAGGGCCTGCGCGGCGAGGCCACCCGCGCCGAGGCCGCCGCCTTCGAGGGCAACATGACCTACCGCTTCGCGGAGATGGCCCGCGACGACGGCCTGGTCATGACCATCCACCCGGGCGTGTGGCGCAACACCTCGGCCTCCGCGCTCGAGAAGTACGGCCCCGACACCGGCCACGACATCCCGTTCCGGATGGACTTCATCGACGGTCTGCAGCCGCTGCTGAGCGACTTCTGCGAGAACCCGGACTTCCACCTGGTCCTCTTCACCATCGACGAGTCGACCTACTCGCGCGAGCTGGCCCCTATCGCCGGCTACTACCCGTCCTGCTACGTCGGCGCGCCGTGGTGGTTCATCGACGAGATCGACGCGATGAACCGCTTCCGCTCCGCGACGACGGGCACCACCGGGTTCTCCCGCTACTCCGGGTTCATCGACGACACCCGCGCGTACTGCTCCATCCCCGCCCGCCACAACACCTCGCGCCGCGTGGAGGCCGGCTACCTGGCCCGCCTCGTGGCCGAGCACCGCATCACCGAAGACCGCGCCGCCGAGATCATCGTCGACCTCATCGACGCTTCCCCGAGGAGGGTGTTCAAGCTATGACCGACAAGCTCAACCGTTCCACCGTCGACGCCCCGGCGCGCCCCGTGCGCCTGGTCCACCTGGGCCTGGGCGCGTTCCACCGCGCCCACCAGGTCTGGTACACCCAGCACGCCGAGGACTCCGCCGACTGGGGTTACTGCTCCTTCACCGGCCGCAGCCCGCGGCTGTCCGACCAGCTCGTCCCCCAGGACGGCCTCTACACCCTGGTCACCCGCTCCGGCGACGGCGACTCCACCGAGCTGATCACCGCGCTGTCCGA includes these proteins:
- a CDS encoding ABC transporter ATP-binding protein; its protein translation is MTKKRETKNPAPPAIDVRDLTVVRGRNEILHSVSCRLEEGSITGLLGPSGCGKTTLIRAIVGAQKIAGGSVEVLGLPAGTAELRRRVAYTSQGLSIYRDISVAENVAYFAGVHGLDVSEVDRAIALVELEDQRDQRVDSLSGGQASRASLACALVGNPGVLLLDEPTVGLDPLTRESLWATFRRLADEGATLLISSHVMDEASHCDEVLLMRDGHFLAHESLDELTRRTGTASAEDAFLELVKRPEAYPGGEADAPHARAVRTDDSTNEGTNDEEGNR
- the uxaC gene encoding glucuronate isomerase, whose amino-acid sequence is MNSSHAHHPDRLLPADPGVREIARRLLNHVEELPIISPHGHLDAQMFVDDAAFPDPTALIISPDHYLCRVLHSAGVPLDKLRVGGTEGASPREAWRIFASHWDLFTGTASGYWLEQEFAHVFGIDPDRLGADEADAIYDELSATLAQPDFRPRALADSFGLEVLATTDDPLDDLAAHRTLAEDPTFSPRVLPTFRPDAYTKMYNEGFAENVTRLIDTAGDGKTGFAGYLEAMRNRREYFKANGAVSSDHGTHDSWVHPIDDAEAERILQKGLRGEATRAEAAAFEGNMTYRFAEMARDDGLVMTIHPGVWRNTSASALEKYGPDTGHDIPFRMDFIDGLQPLLSDFCENPDFHLVLFTIDESTYSRELAPIAGYYPSCYVGAPWWFIDEIDAMNRFRSATTGTTGFSRYSGFIDDTRAYCSIPARHNTSRRVEAGYLARLVAEHRITEDRAAEIIVDLIDASPRRVFKL